From Anopheles funestus chromosome 3RL, idAnoFuneDA-416_04, whole genome shotgun sequence, a single genomic window includes:
- the LOC125770790 gene encoding mitochondrial uncoupling protein 2-like, with product MSFQRRTSEKTTELTASVPVKLLTAGSAACFADFITFPLDTAKVRLQIQGEQPVRTVAMAPALNTSASLKLNPTPVPATQHVQYRGLVGTLTTITRQEGFRTLYNGLSAGLQRQLCFCSIRLGLYDTVKTFYGSLLKENEAGLQIGTRILAGLTTGGAAVMIAQPTDVVKVRFQAATRSSTGRRYASTLEAYRTIHREEGMRGLWKGAMPNVGRNAIVNVAEIVCYDVVKDCLLLYAHMPNDIRCHFSAAVVAGLAATIVASPVDVVKTRYMNSPRGQYRGALDCAIRMGAKEGVAAFYKGFVPSFARLVSWNVVMWISYEQLKLVIFNRS from the exons atgagctttcAACGACGAACCTCAGAAAAGACGACGGAGCTGACGGCTTCCGTGCCGGTAAAGTTGCTCACCGCCGGGTCAGCTGCCTGCTTTGCAGACTTTATCACCTTCCCGCTGGACACGGCCAAAGTGCGACTACAG ATTCAAGGCGAACAGCCAGTTAGAACAGTAGCCATGGCTCCCGCCCTCAACACATCCGCCTCACTCAAACTCAATCCGACTCCCGTACCGGCGACCCAGCACGTCCAGTACCGAGGTCTAGTGGGTACGCTGACCACCATCACCAGACAGGAAGGCTTCCGGACACTGTATAATGGGCTGTCCGCTGGTCTACAGCGTCAGCTGTGCTTCTGCTCCATTCGCTTAGGGCTGTACGATACCGTGAAAACGTTCTACGGTTCCCTGCTTAAAG AAAATGAAGCTGGTCTTCAGATTGGAACTCGAATCTTAGCCGGTTTAACGACGGGTGGTGCCGCAGTCATGATCGCACAACCAACAGATGTGGTAAAGGTACGGTTTCAAGCGGCCACACGCTCATCGACCGGACGTCGGTACGCTTCTACACTCGAAGCGTACCGGACGATACACCGGGAGGAAGGGATGCGCGGCCTGTGGAAGGGAGCGATGCCGAACGTGGGTCGTAATGCGATCGTCAACGTGGCGGAGATCGTTTGTTACGACGTGGTGAAGGACTGTCTACTACTCTACGCACACATGCCCAACGACATCCGGTGTCACTTTTCGGCCGCGGTTGTAGCGGGACTGGCCGCAACAATCGTCGCCTCACCGGTGGACGTGGTGAAGACGCGCTACATGAACTCGCCCCGCGGACAGTACCGTGGTGCATTGGACTGTGCCATCCGGATGGGCGCTAAGGAAGGTGTGGCAGCATTCTACAAAGGCTTTGTACCTTCGTTCGCACGGCTCGTCTCGTGGAACGTGGTCATGTGGATCAGTTACGAGCAGCTGAAACTGGTCATCTTTAACCGAAGCTAA